The Lolium rigidum isolate FL_2022 chromosome 1, APGP_CSIRO_Lrig_0.1, whole genome shotgun sequence region CCAACCTTCAAAGGCTGTTACTCACTGAAGAGAAAAGGTTGAAATAATGGTAAATCCTAGAGAAAGATTAGTGCAAGTGGTTGTTCATTTTTTAATGCAGATCTTGCATATCACCGACTAGAGTGATTTTTATGGTCTAGAATGCACCCTGATACATTTTCAGCCACTGTACTTCTCAATCAGATAGTAACATGTGGTCACCACAAAATACTAAGGTACCTTGCAGCTGCTTTAGTCACCACAAAATTACTAATACTAAGGTACCTTGCAGCTACTGTTATTCACTACAAAATCTGCATATCCATTTCCATGTCTGACACTAGTACATATTATGcctcacatgatatttatataTGTTCCTCTATGAATGATGCATCTTGTTTGCTTAGGGTTAAGAATTTTTCGATGATCACTTCTGTCTTAGCTATGTTCATGACCAATTCATTGGATTTAACACTTCATAATACACAGTTTTGTATCGTTTCAAAAATATTTTATGTCACACATGGGTAAGTGGTAAAACTGTGCTGTATTATTCATTTATTTTAGTTCTTAAGTCTGTAAGAAATTTTTACACTGCCCATATTTATGTTTATTTCAATTTAATACAACAGTGCTAGGTTAGGGGATTAGCGGCACAAATGCTTTGATCAAGCCAACTTAATATAGAACAAATGCAGAGTCAACCTACCCACGATAATTACACCTAGTGGCTCTGCAAAACCAGAAAGTGTTGCTAGTTTGAATGCTTGCCATTTGCTGCATCATAGACAGAAAATAACAATATTATTAAACCGCAACCAGAGAGCTAACTTTCTTTCCAAATCAGTGACTGTAGTATTAATCATAAGATCTTATGTATTGTAGCAATTATATGCTTCTTTAGGTGATAAGCTGATAACTAGCAATTAGCCTTTTGAATTAAACCAACTAAGCCGTTCTTATTCTCTGATGATTTAAATATGTCATTCAAGATACATATAATTCAGCATTGCCATGCTAAGAATATACATGTTTCACTGTAGGTGTCCTCAGCCCAGCATGCACAGAGACCAAGAGAACATATCTAAGAATATTTTAATGAGGAATGACCATGAATGGCCCTCATGCACGAGGCAGTACGAGCATTTTAATTCTTATAGAACACATTAAGTAGGGGTATGGAATATTGCATTAACCAGGAATGAATAGTTATTTCGAAATTGAGACTTCTCCTGCCAGTGACAGTTAATAGTGAAACATAGAGTATAAAATCTACGATGCATATTCTGTAATAATTATAACCAGTACCTGCAAGTTGCAAAGTATGCAGGGAGAGCTACAGCAATGCCCTGCGCATGAAAAAAAAACACTGCAGATATTAGCAGATTGTTTGGCCATACCAACTTCAATTAATTGTGTAAAGATTCATCACAATATAGGAATTGTACTACTACGTGTCTTAAATGGCAGATTTGCAATGCATTGTGCCCATATAGAACGTGAGGAGCATCATGTACCAATTTCGTATTTTGGTAGTTCTCTGAGGTTTGGAATGAAAGTTACAGGACAATTATGGTTCCATATCCATTCACTATTCTATTTAAAAGTCAGTATATTCAATTACCTCCGGGATGTAGTGTAGAGCTATAGCAATAACCAAGTTAAGGCCAACACGAAAGCCCTGAAAGGTAGATAAGATTAATGGGGTGTTCAGCATAAACTACTACTATTGATTATTCAGTTTCTGGTTCATACATATTCAAAATGTTGGCAGTGTTATCAGCTTGAAAGGAACATGCTTCCAAACAGAAAGAAATATATATAACATGCTTGGATGGAGATGCAGCATCTTTAGACACATCACCCTTAGATTGAATTGTTTTATTTAAGACACAATTATTTGTGAAATGGAGTTTGGAGGTGTTCAACACTTCAAATGGTAAACAAGGTACGTAAACTAATAGAAATAGTATCTGTTAATATTTATAGTTCTTGAAAAACATCAATTGAAATTTTGAGTGTACATTTTAATTCAATGAAAAGGATAACATATACCAGTATTTACTAATCCCATCATATATGATAAACATACAATATGCTAGTATCTTCTCAAACATCTTACGTCTTTAACCATGAGTCAGAAATTTAATACATTAAGCATGCTGTTAAGAGAAAACGTGTTACTCTAAATATGTAAAACAGTGAATAATACCTTCGCAGTTCCCAGAAAAGCGGCAGTACCCACAGGGAAGTTTTGCAGACTCACACCAGCAACTGTTGAAATAAGAACTTTATTAATGAATGCGATCATTATAAATAATGAACTTGTAGGAAAGGGCTCTATCATTACTTGTATATGCATATATTGCCTACATCATTTCAATAACTATTTGTTTGGTTGGcttattttaattttattgtCTGACATTCGTAATTTATGAAAAACTACTGCTCTTAGACTTATCACTTGATAATATTGACTTGGTTTAGGTGTTCAATAAAACAGTAACTATCCCGggtcataacactatgttacactgAACGTCCTGAAATTTACTGTCAATATTGCTTGTTAAATCATGTCTATGATTTTAAATTGGATTAGCTATTCAACCTGAACCAGTTAATCTAATTATTTTGTACTCTGTTGTATGAACAAGCTCCAAACATTTTTGTGGAGTCAATATGCTCTAGCTCAGTACTAGAATGTTAGATATAATCATATAGTATATGCATTTGAAGAACAATTATCATGATTTGTGGATTTCTGTATAATTACCTAAAAGGTGTGTTTTgtctttctggcctcatgatgaaaACACTGATGTATTTTTGGTAGTTTATGTTACAGGTTTTGCTTTTACTTCATGGTGTACATTGTTATTTCTCATTTGGAAGGTTGAGAGCACAGACATTTATCTAATTATGCATACATTGAATGGTTCATAAACTGCTGGACATTAAATACATCAACTTAAATGTACAAATAATTTGAGCACAGCATAATGTATAGGGTACCAAATTACATTGGGCTTACCAATTGCGGTGACAATTACACTAAAGATAACTCTTCTTCGGTGTCTCATCATAAGTTCTTGCCGTGCTGTGCTATTAACAGTCTTCTTCCCCAAATGGAAAACAGAGAGGAGAATCATATTTAGTCTTTTCGAGAAACGCTGACTGAAAAAGTGTGTTAGCAAAGCTGagggaagctatacttgtttgtcATTTTCATCTGGCGGACTGCATTCTGGCTCAGGGAAGATGTCGGCAATTGCTGAAAATAGAAGTGCTCCAGCAAAAAACTGCAAAGCACAGGCTAAAATGATAAGAAAGGGTACAGATGCCTGAAAAATCATCTCGCTTACTGTCACAGTCTCACCCAAAGGTTCCCTTTCAGAAAACCAATCGCATTGACAGCATCATAAGCCAAGTCAAAGAAAGACATGCTCAACATGAGTCCAGTAGCAAATCCCTAAAAGGAGTTGTCAAAATGATAGTTAAATGTTGGTTCATATACAAATGAACTTCTGTTGTTCTTTTGGGTGTGATTCTTTGGTCAGCATTAAGTAGATGGTTCTAGCATTTTACCTGTAGTATCCCGAGTGTTCTGTTGTTTGGTGCATGATTTAatattgcaagtaatgcacctgttGAAGCATGGTAAAATATCATTGGCAAAATGAGTATGAAACTGTTATCTGACTAGTATGCCATTCCAACATTCTGGAAAGCAAATATGGGGAAACACCCATTGAGAGATATGTGATATATAGTGCATCAAATTAAACAGTtcacgtgatgatgaatatgtgatATATTATGAACAAAGAGCAGAAGCGGAGGAATGAAGAAAGATGTATATCTGCGTACCGAGGGAGGTGCTCAAGCCACCAACGAGAGACAGAGTGAGAGCAACAGCAATTTTGGGATCCATATGTACTGATTGACGGATTTAACTATTCCGTATGCACACTAGCTTTTCGTTGAACTGGAAGAACAGTAGAGGTATGGAGATGGTTAGAATGCTAAACTGTGGAAGACAGTAACAGCGGCTGTTGTGATGGAGATGTATGTGACCTTTATATACAGGCCTGGACGGGTGGCTATGACGTTAGGTACCTGTGGGCGACAGCTGATGATGCAACTGAATGAGAAGAATGGGGAGGTGATCAAGTGGAGCAGGAGGAAGCCATGGCTGACGCGGTGATATATATATGTAGCTTGAACAGTTGCTCTGGTGAGTTGAGGGGGGCAAGTTTGGAATGACTTGGCAGATGATTGCTTGCTTGGTTAAGGGTATGCCTGCTGGTAAGGTCAGGCTGTGAGGTAACTCTCTCCTAGATTTATTCTTTAGACGGGAAGCAGCTATTAAGGTCCAGGTATCTTACATGCTGAGAGGCAAAGCCTCCTTTTGTGTAGTACAACACAAACTATAGGAAGTACATATATATAAGTACAAGCCTCTTGCTGTAATGTAACTTTATCTCTTGGGAAAGTGGATGATGCAAGACCTTTTTGTTGTCAGCAATCTAATGGATTTCATTCGGAGTTTTCATTTTATAACATTACTTTACcatgaaatgaaaataaaatactacctctgtccataaatagatgccaaaaatttgtctaaatttgaatgtatctagccacgatttagtgtatagatacatccgaatttagacaaatctttgacatctatttatgaacggagggagtacaattctGTGGGAGCACAATCTATCGCAAATGAAGCTCCTGTAAATAATATGAGCTGAGGTTACCTATCTAGAGCCATGAAACAAGCCTCCTGTTGCAATGCGTGATTGCATCATCATCATAATCGTATAGTTAACTCAATGCAGGAAAGTAATTGATGATATGGTTTATATGAAACGTAAAGGAGAAAGGATGCAGGAAGGTGGAGTAAGCATGAGGCGGACGTAACAAAAAAGACGCCCCAGACCCCAGTAGCCGATTGGTGCTCAGATTAGATTAAACTCTTGCGTTGCGTATCCATGTTTGTATCGTATCCTAGCAGCTAGTAGGATCATGTGTCACAAAAGGAGAACCATGCAATCCAAATGCACGCACGCATGCTCCGTAAAGAGAAAGCAGCAGGGGACGTGTAGCTATGCTACGTAGCGGTACACGAGGCCAGATCTTGACGCAGGCCGTCGTTGTTGTcaccggcggcgccgccctcgtCATCGTAGGTTGCGGCGCACGTGGTGGGGAGGCGGATGAGCATCCGGCGGTCCGCGCCGGAGATGAGCGGGCCGGCCAGGAGCATGCACAGGCACGGCTGCCCCAGCTCGCGCACCGCCGAGCAGCACTCCTCGTTGGGCGGCGTTGGGCTGAAGGGCGCCACCGCCGCCTTGCACGGGATCATCAGCCGCAGCAGCGCGCTGAGGTAGTTGTAGCTGCTACTGCCgcatgccgtcgccgtcgccgactcCCCTTCTCCTTCACCTCCTTTCGCCTCTGATGATTTTCCAACGGCGTCGAGCACTAGGAACGATGGCACGAGTAGTAGCAATAAGAGCAAGACTAATTTCTTAGCTCCTCGCTGATGAACCATCCCGTTAACAATTTTGCAATCTAGCTTGTGCAGCCTGCTAAATGCACATCATAAATAGGATGTGATGATAGGATTAGTTTTGGTAGGTAAGTCATGTGGCGCATGGCTAGCTTCTCGGAAAACCAGGGAACAAATGCATGACTGATTCTTGCATCGGGGCCATAGTGTTCGTGTTCGTGTTCGTGCTCGTCGTCACCGTGTCCAAAACTAGTTCACCATTTTTCTGTCAGCTTAGACTATGAAACTGACGCTTTTACTATGATGTAGTTTAAAATGCTTGATCACAAATTGATATTGTCAATTTAAAATGCTTGATCACATATTGATATTGTTTAAGTGCTTGATCACAAATTGATATTGTCAAAAATGCATCGTCGCCTTTGAGCACTTTCATGCATTCCTCCACTATTGAACCGTCTTATCTTGCTCAACCTCTTCACTTTAGTTGCTACAAGTGGCTTACAAGAGGAAGTTTGATGGGGACATAAGGGAGGGAAGAATGGTGAGAGAATTGCTTCTTTACCACTATATATATAACTATATACTATATATGTCGTCCACTTCAGTTTTCTTTCTATCTATCCATTGCCATCAGATTGTTGTCGGTGGGCTGCCCGTTAAGTACTGAGTGCAATGTCCATTCGCTGGATTGTTAACATATGTTAGCCAAACAAGTACGAAAAGTCATGTGGCTCAAAATTATAGGAGAACGAACCCTAGTTTCTATTTACAGCTCTGTGATTTAATATTTATGTTATTTTTCTATCGATGTCTTATTGTCTTCAGAAAAGTATAAGATCATGTCTTAGAAAAACTTGCTCATTttcttagactttattttgtaatcgataAAGATAACTTATGTATCTCCATCATGTACCATTTTCTACTATAAATATAGCCTCTGCGGCTGATGGCACTGTTTGTAAAAAAAAGTATGAAAAGGCATGCATGCAAAAATGTAAAGCTACTAGAACTTGGTTTAGGAAACCTAATTGTTGCACTAAGTGAACTTCATCCAACCGTTTCTAACCCCACAAGGGGAATACTAATAGATCACGGAGGTCAGGTCGGTCCGTCGATGCATTGTCACTCACTACTGTCAAGTTGGATGGAACAACGTGCCGAGATGTGATCGAGCTCCACTTTATTAAGAGCAAGTATAatggaggtggcaatttggctcataggagcaaatgctctcattatataaaataattaaaaaacaattttaaaaatgttaaaaaattctgatataaatttgttggtgtacatcttgacattctatgttagtgcacaaattttcgtggagaaacaacattttatatggcgtgtacaaaaaagacaaaaaaatattctgtacgtagtcgtgttatagcatcaaaacttgtcttttttacaggagccacaattatttttagttttttttaaaaacttgtgtaccaacataaaatgtctagatgtacatgtaaaaatttagtttagaattttttgacactttaaaatgtggattcacataatgggagcatatgctcctatgagccaaagtgcatttcccaagTATAATAAGGTAAAATAATATAGTTTTGCTGAGTTGaatgagagagaagagaaaagAGAACAAAAGGAGGTTGTAGTATAAGAGCTAGCTGCAGCTCGTGCTCCTAAGTACTTTGTGAGAGTGCAAGTTAGACCATATGATAATAAAGTAATCCACGGAAATTCAATTCAACTcaacaagtcgatttttcatgaaacgactttgtgagcgtgtagcacgtcaagatgtacatgcgaatttttcgttttaatttttttaattttcaaatATGTGTAACatccatttcaaaataaagggagcatatgttcCCATGTGTCAAAACACCACTCTCATCATACTTATATCTAACTATTATATGTGTTGGCTATTAAgttaactatagatgacatggcaataaCATATAACCAACTGCTGACTTTTCTATTATTCTTGCTCTAACGGAGGACACGGAAATTTTATGGAACAGTTCAATGCTTGTGAAGAATCTCCCGAAATGTGGCTTGGCCTCCACTTAGGCTTTGTTGATTGGTGATAATAAAATGATTAAGACACTAACGTGCGTGCATCAAGTGTAACCAGGTGCTTAGTCTAAAAAAACAGTGGTAAAAATCAGCATTTACGACCTTAGAAATTCTTTGAGTGAAGAATGCAGAGATTTGggattttgtttctttttctaatAGCACTTCCGCGGCTCTATGCATCATACTGAGCAGCATAAGACAACTCGTAGTACGAGAGGCTGAATCAACAATTTAAACTCTGGTGGGTTGAGGgtcagggtgggcattcggttttaaccgaaatttcggttcggtttttgaacaaatttggttttcaaaaatggtaacctaaattggcatgaaaatttaggaaaccgaagattcggttaaccgacaaattcggttcggttttcggttaaaactgaatgaacctactcacttgaacaaatagtaggcatcaccgaagaaagcaaatagtgattgacatatcaacacaaaaagcatCAACTACGCAAGAAATTAACAAATGAGCACCAATcgtggagggatgctatttggtaggctgcggcactcgtggtacaggtgcatcactcgtgagcgattaaaaggggtagctaagacttcgagcgacgtgttctattatgcaggcttcacgctatattcagaaaaagctagtacatcaaagaccaaagtcatacattgaatgaacaatttttggaacatcaaacgcAATTGGACTTCTATGAaatgatcggtttatgcacaaattgatggtagcttactcaattcggtctattcggtcttgttcggttggtggggctaaaaaccgaattctaccaaatttaattcggttagtgtaaatggaaaccgaaaaaatagcggttaatggaaaaaacctagatttcggttagttcggtttcggcttcggttcggttttcggtttcacggtttttatgcccaccctgagTTGAGggtgattgaaagaacatctctcacattatgttttgtgtgtttgatgtcaatatatgtgatacactaatgtttgattaagtggtacagggattacatagatatttattcatgtgtgttggatttgatcgtctgtcaaaagttaTCAGAAAatgttggccaggccggataatccgggccggatattgttgaaatatccggccccctgtttttggctaagtcttcgaggaaaagctgctcagtatgggggccggacttttgcccggatattgtcccggtattgtaccagggccagaatatccgggccggatattttggaaatatccagcCCCCccgaatttggctaaggactggaagaaaagcttctctggcatagggccggacttttggccggataatgtcacggttttgttccgtaggccggattacgggggggggcggattatccggcccttacttaggccggaatatccggccccccggaagctgcaacggctcatttttgagagggggtataaatacccccttcttctaccttggttgcttgctcaatcattatacaagaaatctgccaagcctcctccattagagccacctcaagaaacacaagatttgcaagatctccttcctcccccaaccaaagctcttgatctttggagattcgaaggagaagacaccgatctacatcctcaccgaagcgttcttcatttccccctctcttgtttgagggatctcatgctagtgttcctatttggttccctagttgatttgttgttgatgtgttgttgttgattgttgtattgttacggatttgggagcctccaatttggttgtggatgtgtgccccaagaactttgtaaaggcccggtttccgcctcgaggaaatcccttagtggaagtgggctaggccttcgtggcgttgctcacgggagatccgagtgaagccttcgtggctgttggtttggcttgcgtagcaaccacactcctccaaacgtagacgtaccttcttgcaaaggaagggaactacgggaatcatctccgtgtcatcgcgtgcttcactctcggttacctctatcccactctatttcctattgcgtagctataccttgcttagttgatatccttgtcatataggtaaattcacttagttgcatatctagagaatttaccttttgagtcaagcctaaattgaaaaagaattaaaaattggttagcacctattcaccccccccccctctaggtgcggcatacgatcctttcaattggtatcagagcctcggctcttatttcgggcttaaccgcctaagagtatgccggacgaggagccctcagaaggggccgccaagttggtctccgtggaagacttcaattcgttgaagttctccatggaagcccaaatggaaagcatgaaaaagatgattgccgagcttttggctccggcccttcccaaggctcctagtgtagaggtaaaagacacgggtgcgttagatgagggagaggcttcggacttaccctcatctaccaaacccgtggaaggtgataacttaaacactatcaaatctaccgagtgcatctcctaggggaactagtggaggtgaaagctacaatcgagtagctccacctttcctatctcccaatataccggttccccatccccatttgaacattcgggcgacccacctaagttttccgttgataatttcgatacttggcaatttgagttccgctctcatgtttgtagtgcctccaatgaactatggagaatcatcttggagggcttcaagccatacaaccccgacaagttgactagaagagaagcaattgatagtcaactcaacaacaccgccctacacatgattcaaactagtgtggggacaccggaattgcatcgtgtccggaactacaccaccgccaaggaagcttgggacggcttggccgctagttgcattggaagtgagagcacaaggaggaacaggtataatgctcttaagaataaaaccgaagggttcatgaggctaccggatgaggatcatgaagtcatgtatggaagacttctcacggttgccgatgccttccggcttattggtgccacccacatcaatgactcttggatcaaggagaagtacattgaatgcatgatgccatttgcacccattgatgtcaagactcttgtgggaagggaatgctattcctctctcacctctcaacaagtcgtgcacgagatgcaagctctcaaggtgcttgaggaaacctctcatgattctcgcaatcgtgctcttgggatggcaaaaggttccaaccttgccttgatggtcaactccggtgaagaagtgattcctcaagaatcttatagggcatcttggagtatgtcctatccggaagatttgcaatgccactaccatgatcacatggccttccatgcaaaatccttttgggttgatccctccaaggccaaggaagacaacatcaagaggaacaacaaaagtgggttcactagctttggtccaaagacaagatcttgctacaattgtgatgacaagcgccacttcattgccgaatgcccctatgaaaatagagagcttcataatgggaggctcatttccaaggacaagagcaaggacacaaagggcaaatattcaaaagcccccaacaagaagttctacaacaacaagaccaagaagggcaagaggccctcaagagttgtgctagtaacaagggaagaatattcatccgatgaagttgaaagttctagtggtgatgaacactacaagaaaagttgccatggccgacgaagttgaagtcgcgccgtggttgctggtgtaccatggccgacgattttggtccctccgtggtgcatgtcaaaacttttttttttctcgtttttgaggccacctagcccgacgaaagcggccaaaacgtcgcgtatggtggcccgggacgtggtgcatcgcgaattctcgggttcgccggccgagtcaacgcaaatccgcaccgccgagggatgtagggcccggatggcagcctctccggcattgtttttttNNNNNNNNNNNNNNNNNNNNNNNNNNNNNNNNNNNNNNNNNNNNNNNNNNNNNNNNNNNNNNNNNNNNNNNNNNNNNNNNNNNNNNNNNNNNNNNNNNNNagtcaatatttttccgtaacgaagacagagtctagAGGGTAGTCAaaggggggcagcagggcggccacgccagccctatgcgcggcctagccctggcccgtgcataggggtggtgtgggccaccctagcatccaccgacatcgcccctccacctatttattcacgatgtcGAGAAACCCCTGAATatctgagcctccatccacgaaaagttccatcgcggtcgccattgcagaccctagctcgggagggttctgaactcttcccggcaccctgccgcagggggaaatcatcgctggaggcatctacattgccatgcccgcctccgaagtgatgcgtgagtagttcatccctggactatgggtccatagcagtagctacatggttgtcttctcgaatttgtgcctcatgtttagatcttgtgatctgccctacatgatcaagatcttccttatgtaatactacatgttgtgtttgcaggGATCGATGAATAtttaatactatgttgagatcgattatatattcttgccatatgttatttgtgatcttgcatgctctccgttgctagtagatactctgcccaagtagatgctttgactccaagagggggtatttatgctcgatagtaggttcatgcctctagttttctagaaaagtgacaataacttctaagattgtagatgtgttgttgctactagggagaaaacaacaatgttttattcaagggtaattctattgtttactttacacatattgcttaatgcgataatcttttgcttgcaacttaatactggaaggggttcggatgataaccggatggtggattattagtcatagacgcagttggattacggtctatgtattatgttgtaattcccaaacgaatctcatagtaataatcttgtcatgtatggtcggtattcctCATTAATTGCCCAAacttcgtaatttgttcacccagcatgctatttatctttatggacagacacctttagtgaactgtggaccccggtcctttcctttacactaataaattcaaccactgcaatcctgcttgtttacttactgcaatctctattctctttaattactgcaaacatatttttctactcgatacatttaatccctTTGTGTTcagaaaaccggtgagattgacaacctcactgtaagttggggcaaagtgttttggttgtgttgtgtgtaggtttcacgttgttgctgatgccggtagtgcgccctgccaatagtcagctagcaacaccttcagaagtcacgcctttctcgtactggtcgattaaaccttggtttcttactaagggaatacttgctgctgtgctcatcacaccttgctcttggggttccccaacgtgaTTGCCAACTTCCACGGCAAAGACCATCAAGATTttatggcgctgttgccggggagaaagaggatttctgcaaggggagtctcttatctccaatctctttacaaagatatataataaccatttattattgcctcttgggcatatctccaacagctaaCTCCTAATTCCATCCT contains the following coding sequences:
- the LOC124683411 gene encoding zinc transporter ZTP29-like isoform X2 translates to MIFYHASTGALLAILNHAPNNRTLGILQGFATGLMLSMSFFDLAYDAVNAIGFLKGNLWFFAGALLFSAIADIFPEPECSPPDENDKQTVNSTARQELMMRHRRRVIFSVIVTAIVAGVSLQNFPVGTAAFLGTAKGFRVGLNLVIAIALHYIPEGIAVALPAYFATCSKWQAFKLATLSGFAEPLGVIIVAYIFPSNLNPEILEGLLGLVGGVMAFLTLYEMLPLAIEYAGRKDAVKAVFVGMAFMSMSLHFLDISLPKEMSA
- the LOC124683411 gene encoding zinc transporter ZTP29-like isoform X1, which translates into the protein MIFYHASTGALLAILNHAPNNRTLGILQGFATGLMLSMSFFDLAYDAVNAIGFLKGNLWFFAGALLFSAIADIFPEPECSPPDENDKQKTVNSTARQELMMRHRRRVIFSVIVTAIVAGVSLQNFPVGTAAFLGTAKGFRVGLNLVIAIALHYIPEGIAVALPAYFATCSKWQAFKLATLSGFAEPLGVIIVAYIFPSNLNPEILEGLLGLVGGVMAFLTLYEMLPLAIEYAGRKDAVKAVFVGMAFMSMSLHFLDISLPKEMSA